Part of the Tistrella bauzanensis genome is shown below.
TCTCGTGATCATCCCCTGACCTTGAACAGCAGCCGCCAGACGCCGGGGCTGCCGGCTTCCTCGTTCAGCGCCACGATCTGATGGCCCAGTTCCACGACGGAGCGAGGTACGTTTTCCAACGGCTCGCCGCCATTCAAGCGGACTTCGCCAATTTCGCCCGCAGACATCTTCCCGATCATTAATTTTGTTTTGACAAACGTCATCGGGCAGACATGATGCGTGACGTCGAGAAAGCGATCTGCACTTGGTTTCATTGTGAACCGTCCGGTCGTCGTCTCGGAATGCGAGGTGCCGACGCATGTCGGCCGGGCACCCCCCACGGGTGCCCTGGTGCGGACCTGAGCCACGCCGGCATCGTGCTTCCGATGTTCATCCTCGTCACCGTCATCCTGGTCAAAGGATCGCGCCGTCGTTCGCCCTCAGCCGACACGGCCGCTTTGATCTCCGCCCGAGACACCGAGGTCCAGACCCTACCATGGCCGAAAATCCGAGCCCGCTCGATCTTCTCTCGCTGACGGCACAGATCGTGTCGTCGCATGTCGCGAACAATACCGTGTCGGCCGGCGAACTGCCCCAGCTGATCGGCGAGGTCTATCAGAGCCTCGCCGGGCTCGGCCGCGAGCCGGAGCCGCGCGAGGAAGAGCAGCGGCCGACGCCCGCCGTCGCGATCCGCAAGTCGGTGCATGACGAGTACATCATCTGCCTTGAGGACGGCAAGAAGCTGAAAATGCTGAAGCGCCATCTCAAGACCGCCTATGACATGACGCCGGAAGAGTATCGGCGCCGCTGGGGCCTGGCCGACGACTATCCGATGGTCGCCCCCGGCTATGCCCGCCAGCGCAGCGACCTGGCCAAGCGCATCGGCCTTGGTCGTCGCGGCCGCGGCGATCAGGACTGACCACGGCTGCCATGGCAGGATAATGGGCTGCGGGCGCAGAAATTGCGCCCGCCGCTTGTCGTTGCCCGCCGGCTGTCCGATAATGATGCCAGCATTCCGATACTGTGGTACCGGCCGTTCGATGTCGGTACCGGTTGTTCGGGAGTGGTGACCGTGACGGTGCCGCCGGTTCGGGCGGTGCCGTATATGCGTCGTTCGGGTCCGGTGTCTTGCGCAGGTGAGACGATCCGGACTTGACGCGCATGCGGTCGTAGGTTGGGGCATATGCAGTGCCCCACGGCGATCGCGCCGCGACGGCGGCCCCGTCCGGGACCGCGCAGAAGCGCCAGGCGCAGACCATCCGTGTGTAGTGTCCCCTGTCCACCCAAGGAGCCAGGCCATCTTGGAGATGTCGCGACTGGAGCGTCTGTGTCTCGATAAGGGTCTGAAGATGACCGACCAGCGCCGGGTGATCGCCCGCGTGCTGTCGGAAGCCGATGACCACCCGGATGCCGAAGAACTGCACCGCCGTGCCAGTGCCATCGATCCCCGCATCAGCATCGCCACCGTCTATCGGACGGTGCGGCTGTTCGAGGAGGCGACCATTCTGGAACGGCATGATTTCGGCGACGGTCGAGCGCGCTATGAAACCATTCCCGAAGAGCATCACGATCACCTGATCGACATGCGCAACGGAACCGTGATCGAATTCCAGAACACCGAGATCGAGCGTCTCCAGCAGGAGATCGCCCGCAAGCTCGGCTATCGCCTGGTCGATCATCGTCTGGAACTTTACGGTATCCCGTTGGACCAGCCCTTGGACGACGGCTCGGACAAGGGATCGGCCTGACGGATGGCGGTGACGTGCCAGCCCGACGCCGTCCGACCGGCCGCCGGACCGGCACGCCGCCGCCCCTGCCACTCTGCCTCGCCTCCCCCACATGGCCGGCGATCCCTCGCCGCGAGACTTCAGGGCATGTTCGGATGACCGCCATTCTCAACCCCGACCTCGGCCTTCGTTCCGGCAATCTGCGGGTCTGCCTCGCGGATGGCGCCGACGACATCGAGGCGGCCCAGCGCCTGCGCTATCACGTCTTCTACGAAGAGCGTCACGCCAAGCCCAGCCCGGAAATGGCCGCGGCCAAGCGCGATCTCGATGCGTTCGACGACGTCTGCGACCATCTGCTGGTGATCGACGATGCGCATCCGAGCGGCCGGCCGACGGTGGTCGGCACCTACCGGCTGCTGCGCCGGTCGGCCGCCGATGTCCATGGCCGCTTCTATACCGCCGACGAATTCGACATCAGCCCGCTGCTGTCGGTGGATGGCGAAGTGCTGGAACTCGGCCGGTCCTGCGTTGCCGCCGAATACCGCAACCGGGCGACCATGCAGTTGCTGTGGCGCGGCATCGCGCTGTATCTTGAGCATTACGACATCCAGCTGATGTTCGGCTGCGCCAGCCTGGACGGCACCGACATCGACACGTTGAAGACCCAGCTTGCCTATCTCTATCACCACCACTTGGCGCCCGAGGCGCTGCGGCCGGTGGCGGTGCCGGAACGCTATGTCTCGATGGATCTGGTGGCGAAGGACGATCTGCCGGTGGCCCGCGCGCTGGCCCAACTGCCGCCGCTGGTGAAGGGCTATCTGCGGCTGGGCGGTTTCGTGGGCGACGGCGCCGTGGTCGACAAGCAGTTCAACACCACCGACATCTGCATGATCGTCAAGAGCGACCTGATCACCGGCCGGTATCGCGACCGCTATGAGGGCGGCTCGGGCCGGGTGCGGCCGAAGGTCGGCGACGAGGGCGTATGACCGGCTGGTTCCGCGCAGCCCTGCTGCTGCCGATCTATCTTGCGCTGACGGCGGCGCTGATCCCCGTGCAGGCGCTGCTGGTGGCGTTGAAGCTGTCGGCGGCCAACCGGTTTCCGCGGTTCTATCACCGCCTGACCTGCCGGTTGATGGGCTTCGACATCGATATCGTCGGCACCCCGGTGCGCGACCATCCGGCGCTGTTCATCTCTAATCACACGTCATATCTGGACATCTCGATCCTGGGGGCGGTGATCAACGGTTCGTTCATCGCCAAGAGCGAGGTGGCGGACTGGCCGCTCTATGGTCTGCTGGCCAAGCTGCAGCGCACGGTTTTCGTGCAGCGCCAGCGCAGCCGCACGGCCGAGCAGGCCGATGAGGTGGCGAAGCGGCTGGAGGCCGGCGACCGGCTGATCCTGTTTCCCGAAGGCACCAGCAATGACGGTCTGCGGGTGCTGCCCTTCCGCACCGCGTTCTTCTCGGTCGCCGACCGGCGGCCGCGTGGCCGGGCGCTGGTGGTGCAGCCGGTGTCGCTGGCCTATACCCATGTCCGCGGCATGCCGATGGGCCGCCGGCTGCGTCCGGCCTATGCCTGGTATGGCGACATGGATCTGGCGGGACATCTGTGGAATGCGCTGACCCTGGGCCCGGCGCGGGTGGAACTGATCTTTCACCCGCCGGTTACGATCGATGATTTCCGCGACCGCAAGGCCCTGGCGCGGCACTGCGAACAGGCGGTGTCGGCAGGCGTGGCACAGGCGCTTGCCGGACGGTCGACCGCGGCGCTGGCCCTGATCGGTCAGGCCCTGGCCCAGCGCGGCCCGGCGGTGGAAGGCGGCGCGATCGAAGTGGCGGAAGAGGACGAGCCGCTGGACCCGCAGGAAATCGACGCAGCCGATCCCGACGAGATCGCGGCCCATGCCGCCGCAGCCGGACCCGGCCCGGAGGCGGGTGTCCGGTGAGCGGCTTGAAGCGGCGGGACCGCGACTGATATCCTCTGAGACGGATCACGGCCCGTTCACATCATCGATGAACGGATACAGAATCAGGGACGGGGCCGATCGCGGCGCCGCATCAACGTGAAGGCCCGAGGCGAGGGTGACGAAGAAGCTGTATATCAAGACCTATGGCTGCCAGATGAATGTCTATGACAGCGAGCGCATGTCTGATGTTCTGGCCGCCCAGGGCTTTTCGTCGACCGAGGTGGCGGAAGACGCGGATCTGGTGATCCTGAACACCTGCCATATCCGCGAAAAGGCGGCGGAGAAGGTCTATTCCGATCTGGGGCGGCTGCGCGCGGCCGGCGGGCCCGATGGCCGGCTGATCGCGGTGGGCGGTTGTGTGGCCCAGGCCGAGGGTGCAGAAATCCGCGCCCGCGCGCCATTCGTCGACATCGTCTTCGGACCGCAGACCTATCATCGGCTGGCCGACATGGTGGAACGCGCCACCCGTGGCCAGGCGGTGGTCGAGACCGATTTCCCGACCGAGGCCAAGTTCGATCACCTGCCGGGCGCCACACCTGGCCGCCACGGCCATACCGCCTTCGTGGCGGTGCAGGAGGGCTGCGATAAGTTCTGCACCTTCTGCGTGGTGCCCTATACCCGTGGCGCCGAATACAGCCGTCCGGCGCAGGCGATCCTGGACGAGATCCGGGCGCTGGCGGCGCAGGGCGTGCGCGAGGTCACGCTGCTGGGCCAGAACGTCAATGCCTATCACGGCGCCGCTCCGGCGGCGTCGGGCGGCGGTGCGGGTGGTTCCGATGGAGACTGGACGCTGGCGCGGTTGGCGCGTGCGATTGCCGCGATCGATGGCATCGCCCGCATCCGCTATACCACCTCGCATCCGCGCGACATGGGCGGAGACCTGATTCTGGCCCATCGTGACGTGCCCGAGCTGATGCCCTATCTGCATCTGCCGGTGCAGTCGGGATCGGACCGCGTTCTGAAGGCGATGAACCGCAAGCACACCGTGGCGGATTATCTGAAGGTCATCGACCGGCTGCGGACGGTGCGCCCCGACATGGCGATGTCGGGGGATTTCATCGTCGGCTTCCCCGGCGAGACCGATGCCGATTTCGAGGCGACCCTGCAACTGGTGGAACGGGTGGATTACGCCTCGGCCTATTCGTTCAAATACAGCCCGCGCCCCGGCACCCCGGCCGCCGAACTGGGCGATCAGGTGCCAGAGGACGTGAAGTCGGAGCGATTGCACCGGCTGCAGGATCTGCTGTCGGCGCAGCAGCGCGGCTTCAATGCCCGCATGGTGGGCCGGCGGCTGCCGGTGCTGCTGGAACGGCCCGGCCGCCATGCCGGACAGATGGTCGGCCGCTCGCCCTATATGCAGGCGGTCGTGGTGGAGGCGCCCGCGGATGCCGCGGGCCGGATGGTGGAGGTCGACATCGACGCGGTCAATTCCTTCAGCCTGAACGGGCGCATCGCCGGCGGCGAGTGGTCGCCACAGCCCCTGTATCCGGCATCGCCGACCGTTGCCGCCACCCCTGTCGCCGGTTCCGGCCTTTGACGGCCCGGCGCAGCGACCGTGGACCCCGCGGCCGGGCGGCCGCAGGGCCCGCCGAGCGCGGGTCCGCCGCCGATGCCGATGCGGTGATCGTGGATTTCGACGACAACCATCTTCTGGCCCTGCTGG
Proteins encoded:
- a CDS encoding MucR family transcriptional regulator, with the translated sequence MAENPSPLDLLSLTAQIVSSHVANNTVSAGELPQLIGEVYQSLAGLGREPEPREEEQRPTPAVAIRKSVHDEYIICLEDGKKLKMLKRHLKTAYDMTPEEYRRRWGLADDYPMVAPGYARQRSDLAKRIGLGRRGRGDQD
- a CDS encoding lysophospholipid acyltransferase family protein, which codes for MTGWFRAALLLPIYLALTAALIPVQALLVALKLSAANRFPRFYHRLTCRLMGFDIDIVGTPVRDHPALFISNHTSYLDISILGAVINGSFIAKSEVADWPLYGLLAKLQRTVFVQRQRSRTAEQADEVAKRLEAGDRLILFPEGTSNDGLRVLPFRTAFFSVADRRPRGRALVVQPVSLAYTHVRGMPMGRRLRPAYAWYGDMDLAGHLWNALTLGPARVELIFHPPVTIDDFRDRKALARHCEQAVSAGVAQALAGRSTAALALIGQALAQRGPAVEGGAIEVAEEDEPLDPQEIDAADPDEIAAHAAAAGPGPEAGVR
- a CDS encoding Fur family transcriptional regulator, with translation MSRLERLCLDKGLKMTDQRRVIARVLSEADDHPDAEELHRRASAIDPRISIATVYRTVRLFEEATILERHDFGDGRARYETIPEEHHDHLIDMRNGTVIEFQNTEIERLQQEIARKLGYRLVDHRLELYGIPLDQPLDDGSDKGSA
- a CDS encoding sulfurtransferase TusA family protein; this translates as MKPSADRFLDVTHHVCPMTFVKTKLMIGKMSAGEIGEVRLNGGEPLENVPRSVVELGHQIVALNEEAGSPGVWRLLFKVRG
- a CDS encoding GNAT family N-acetyltransferase, which gives rise to MTAILNPDLGLRSGNLRVCLADGADDIEAAQRLRYHVFYEERHAKPSPEMAAAKRDLDAFDDVCDHLLVIDDAHPSGRPTVVGTYRLLRRSAADVHGRFYTADEFDISPLLSVDGEVLELGRSCVAAEYRNRATMQLLWRGIALYLEHYDIQLMFGCASLDGTDIDTLKTQLAYLYHHHLAPEALRPVAVPERYVSMDLVAKDDLPVARALAQLPPLVKGYLRLGGFVGDGAVVDKQFNTTDICMIVKSDLITGRYRDRYEGGSGRVRPKVGDEGV
- the miaB gene encoding tRNA (N6-isopentenyl adenosine(37)-C2)-methylthiotransferase MiaB; this encodes MTKKLYIKTYGCQMNVYDSERMSDVLAAQGFSSTEVAEDADLVILNTCHIREKAAEKVYSDLGRLRAAGGPDGRLIAVGGCVAQAEGAEIRARAPFVDIVFGPQTYHRLADMVERATRGQAVVETDFPTEAKFDHLPGATPGRHGHTAFVAVQEGCDKFCTFCVVPYTRGAEYSRPAQAILDEIRALAAQGVREVTLLGQNVNAYHGAAPAASGGGAGGSDGDWTLARLARAIAAIDGIARIRYTTSHPRDMGGDLILAHRDVPELMPYLHLPVQSGSDRVLKAMNRKHTVADYLKVIDRLRTVRPDMAMSGDFIVGFPGETDADFEATLQLVERVDYASAYSFKYSPRPGTPAAELGDQVPEDVKSERLHRLQDLLSAQQRGFNARMVGRRLPVLLERPGRHAGQMVGRSPYMQAVVVEAPADAAGRMVEVDIDAVNSFSLNGRIAGGEWSPQPLYPASPTVAATPVAGSGL